In Paralichthys olivaceus isolate ysfri-2021 chromosome 1, ASM2471397v2, whole genome shotgun sequence, the following are encoded in one genomic region:
- the LOC138411975 gene encoding high choriolytic enzyme 1-like codes for MTPTVSLLLLLLLGLSQAQPLQEEVIEEDVPDDTMDITTRILTSNNATDEILLEGDLLAPRTRNAMMCWSQSCQWKKASNGQVMIPFTVSREFTSWERQKIDRAMKAFHSRTCIRFVPRQNQYDYISIENKVGCFSSLGRVGGRQVLSLNRQGCVYHGIIQHEINHALGFQHEQTRSDRDNYVRINWGNINQRMAYNFHKQATNNLNTPYDYSSIMHYGKTAFSIQYGRDSITPIPNPNVQIGQRQGMSYWDIMRINRLYGC; via the coding sequence ATGACTCCCACTgtcagcctgctgctgctgctcctgctcggCCTCTCTCAGGCTCAGCCTCTCCAGGAGGAAGTGATTGAAGAAGACGTCCCCGATGACACCATGGACATCACCACCAGGATTCTGACCTCCAACAACGCCACCGATGAGATCCTGCTGGAAGGAGACCTGCTCGCTCCCAGAACCAGAAACGCCATGATGTGCTGGTCCCAGAGCTGCCAGTGGAAGAAAGCCTCCAACGGTCAGGTGATGATCCCCTTCACCGTGAGCAGAGAGTTCACCAGCTGGGAGAGGCAGAAGATCGACCGCGCCATGAAGGCCTTCCACAGCCGGACCTGCATCCGCTTCGTCCCCCGTCAGAACCAGTACGACTACATCAGCATCGAGAACAAAGTCggatgtttctcctctctggGCAGAGTGGGAGGCAGACAGGTGCTCTCTCTCAACAGGCAGGGCTGCGTCTACCACGGCATCATCCAGCACGAGATCAACCACGCTCTGGGCTTCCAGCACGAGCAGACCAGGAGCGACCGCGACAACTACGTCAGGATCAACTGGGGGAACATCAACCAGCGGATGGCCTACAACTTCCACAAGCAGGCCACCAACAACCTGAACACTCCCTACGACTACTCCTCCATCATGCACTACGGAAAAACAGCCTTCTCCATCCAGTACGGGAGGGACAGCATCACCCCCATCCCCAACCCCAACGTCCAGATAGGCCAGAGGCAGGGCATGTCCTACTGGGACATCATGAGGATCAACAGGCTCTATGGCTGCTAA